The following coding sequences lie in one Candidatus Sulfotelmatobacter sp. genomic window:
- a CDS encoding dipeptidase: MTPISEKEPQATTAWKSYLDQSQPRFLEQLLDFLRIPSISAISAHAGDVKRAAEWVAARVTAAGMEHVQILPTGGHPVVYADWLHAPGKPTVMIYGHFDVQPVDPLNLWTKPPFEPEVRDGKVFARGATDDKGNMLAPILAVEALLKTTRALPVNLKFFFEGQEEIGSPQLGDFVPKHKDLLVCDMVLSADGFQWSPTQPLLLVGLRGGCGVQIDVKAARADLHSGMFGGMVQNPIHALASLIASMHDADGRISVAGFYDDVRPLTPLDRERIAKVPYDEAEEIKSLGVPGLFGEKGYTARERVWARPTLEVNGIWGGFQGEGIKTVLPSEAHAKITCRLVADQDPSRIIGCLIAHVESHTPPGVTASVAPLPFRAFPYLVPEDEKGNAMVREVLLEMYGKEPYYVRTGGSIPVCSLFQRHLGAYTANLAFGMDDELAHSPDEHFRLESFRKSQDAYCRILERIGR, encoded by the coding sequence ATGACTCCGATTTCCGAGAAGGAACCGCAAGCCACCACGGCGTGGAAGAGCTACCTGGACCAAAGCCAGCCGCGCTTCCTCGAACAGCTGCTCGACTTCCTGCGCATTCCGAGCATCTCGGCGATCTCGGCTCACGCGGGCGACGTGAAACGCGCCGCCGAGTGGGTAGCGGCGCGCGTCACCGCGGCGGGCATGGAGCACGTTCAGATCCTGCCCACCGGTGGCCATCCGGTCGTCTACGCCGACTGGCTGCACGCGCCCGGCAAACCGACGGTGATGATCTACGGCCACTTCGACGTTCAGCCCGTCGATCCGCTGAACCTCTGGACCAAGCCGCCATTCGAGCCCGAGGTGCGCGACGGCAAGGTGTTCGCGCGCGGCGCCACCGACGACAAGGGCAACATGCTGGCGCCGATTCTCGCCGTCGAAGCGCTGCTGAAGACCACGCGCGCGCTGCCCGTCAATCTCAAGTTCTTCTTCGAAGGCCAGGAAGAGATCGGCAGCCCGCAGCTCGGCGACTTCGTTCCCAAGCACAAGGATCTGCTGGTGTGCGACATGGTGCTGAGCGCCGACGGCTTCCAGTGGAGCCCGACGCAGCCGCTGCTGCTGGTGGGATTGCGCGGCGGCTGCGGCGTTCAGATCGACGTGAAGGCGGCGCGCGCCGATCTCCACTCGGGCATGTTCGGCGGCATGGTGCAGAACCCGATTCATGCGCTGGCGTCACTCATCGCCTCGATGCATGACGCCGACGGGCGCATCAGCGTGGCCGGTTTCTACGATGACGTGCGGCCGCTCACCCCGCTCGATCGCGAGCGGATCGCGAAGGTTCCGTACGACGAAGCCGAGGAGATCAAGTCGCTCGGTGTGCCCGGGCTGTTCGGCGAGAAGGGCTACACGGCGCGCGAGCGCGTGTGGGCGCGGCCCACGCTTGAGGTGAACGGGATCTGGGGCGGCTTCCAGGGCGAGGGCATCAAGACCGTGCTGCCGAGCGAGGCGCACGCGAAGATCACCTGCCGGCTGGTGGCCGATCAGGATCCGTCGCGGATCATCGGGTGCCTGATCGCCCACGTGGAGTCGCACACGCCGCCCGGCGTCACCGCGAGCGTGGCGCCGCTGCCGTTCCGTGCGTTTCCGTATCTGGTGCCCGAGGACGAGAAGGGCAACGCCATGGTGCGCGAGGTGCTCCTCGAGATGTACGGCAAGGAGCCGTACTACGTGCGCACCGGCGGATCGATTCCGGTGTGCAGTCTGTTCCAGCGCCACCTCGGCGCCTATACCGCCAACCTCGCGTTCGGCATGGACGACGAGCTGGCGCACTCGCCCGACGAGCACTTCCGGCTCGAGAGCTTCCGCAAGAGTCAGGACGCGTATTGCAGGATTCTGGAGCGGATCGGCCGATAG